A single Cupriavidus sp. D39 DNA region contains:
- the speD gene encoding adenosylmethionine decarboxylase has translation MNAPVLPCPAVLGHHLLADLQGVASDLLADAALVERVLYQAAQAAGATVVDARFRHFGPGLGVTGVLLLKESHISIHTWPEYGFAAVDAFMCGAARPELAVEVMRTAFAPRTLTLRDQARGPAPG, from the coding sequence ATGAACGCGCCTGTCCTGCCTTGCCCGGCCGTGCTCGGCCACCACTTGCTTGCCGACCTGCAAGGCGTGGCGAGCGATCTGCTGGCCGATGCCGCGCTGGTCGAGCGCGTGCTTTACCAGGCGGCGCAGGCCGCCGGCGCCACCGTGGTCGATGCGCGCTTCCGGCATTTCGGGCCGGGGCTGGGCGTGACCGGGGTGCTGCTGCTCAAGGAGTCGCACATCAGCATCCATACCTGGCCCGAGTACGGCTTTGCCGCCGTGGATGCGTTCATGTGCGGCGCCGCCCGGCCCGAGCTGGCGGTGGAAGTCATGCGCACGGCCTTCGCGCCGCGCACGCTCACGCTGCGCGACCAGGCTCGGGGCCCGGCGCCGGGCTGA
- a CDS encoding Cd(II)/Pb(II)-responsive transcriptional regulator produces MRIGELAKHSSCDVETIRYYEREGLLDAPQREENGYRRYGDGHLLQLNFVRHCRSLGMSLSDVRRLRDFERDPTLACDDINSLLDRQIEQIHAQRVALEGLEGQLRALRHTCDQPHPASECGILQNLQQAAAGAACECHPHPASHA; encoded by the coding sequence ATGCGTATCGGTGAGCTTGCAAAGCACAGCAGTTGCGACGTGGAAACCATCCGCTATTACGAGCGCGAAGGGTTGCTCGACGCGCCCCAGCGCGAGGAAAACGGCTATCGCCGCTACGGCGACGGCCATCTGTTGCAGCTGAACTTCGTGCGGCACTGCCGCTCCCTCGGCATGAGCCTGTCCGATGTGCGCCGGCTGCGCGACTTCGAGCGCGATCCGACCCTTGCCTGCGACGATATCAACAGCCTGCTGGATCGCCAGATCGAGCAGATCCACGCCCAGCGCGTGGCGCTGGAGGGGCTGGAAGGGCAGTTGCGGGCACTTCGCCATACTTGCGACCAGCCCCATCCGGCCAGCGAATGCGGCATCCTGCAGAACCTGCAGCAGGCCGCCGCCGGCGCCGCCTGCGAGTGCCATCCGCATCCGGCGAGCCACGCCTAA